A region of Paenibacillus sp. JNUCC-31 DNA encodes the following proteins:
- the tpx gene encoding thiol peroxidase, with the protein MAQERTGAATFKGNPITLIGPELKVGDQAPDFTLSKNLVEDASLKDFAGKIKLISVVPSLDTGVCDAQTRRFNVEAGDLGDNVVVLTVSVDLPFAQARWCGAAGVDRVVTLSDYKTRSFGEDYGVLIKEFQLDMRSIFVLDTEDRITYVEYLPEMTDSPNFEQAIAAVKALL; encoded by the coding sequence ATGGCACAAGAACGTACAGGCGCAGCCACATTTAAAGGCAACCCTATTACATTGATCGGACCCGAGTTGAAAGTGGGCGATCAAGCACCCGATTTTACATTGAGTAAAAATCTGGTCGAAGATGCATCACTGAAAGACTTCGCAGGTAAAATTAAATTAATCAGCGTTGTTCCTTCATTGGACACAGGCGTTTGCGATGCCCAAACCCGTCGCTTCAATGTTGAAGCTGGCGACCTTGGTGACAATGTTGTCGTATTGACAGTCAGCGTTGACCTTCCATTTGCACAAGCACGCTGGTGCGGAGCAGCCGGAGTCGATCGCGTTGTAACCCTTTCCGATTACAAAACACGTTCATTCGGTGAAGACTATGGTGTTCTGATCAAAGAATTCCAATTGGACATGCGCTCCATCTTTGTGCTTGATACCGAAGATCGAATTACATATGTGGAATATCTGCCTGAAATGACAGACTCCCCTAACTTCGAGCAAGCCATTGCTGCTGTCAAAGCTCTGCTGTAG
- a CDS encoding putative glycoside hydrolase, producing MNMLWALLAMAWGSFSAVPVTVDQGTQPLQSITNSFTTAIIQSQKDQVVIDADNPPAKIDPQPDAPVVKGIYVTAYSAGGARMTQLLDLMDDTELNSMVIDIKDDLGYITFPTENKTLQQMGKSQPFIRDIDALMKRLKKHEVYPIARVVVFKDTILAKKNPELSFRNKDGSIWANGKGDSFVNPYSKEVWDYNIEIAKEAAKLGFKEIQFDYVRFPEGFETRADKLKYIKSDKSRVDIVAEFVQYARKELAPLGVRVSVDIFGYAASVPAAEGIGQDFVKISENVDVISPMVYPSHYSTGWYGVKDPDKDPYTTIKGSMEDTHKKLDPTKELKPVIRPWIQDFTASWLGSGHYIKYGKKQVEDQIRAMKDMDVDEYLLWNASNRYTPDVNYK from the coding sequence ATGAACATGTTATGGGCTTTACTGGCTATGGCCTGGGGAAGCTTTAGTGCTGTACCCGTTACAGTCGATCAAGGGACTCAACCCCTTCAATCAATAACAAACAGTTTTACCACCGCCATCATTCAATCTCAAAAAGATCAGGTCGTTATTGATGCAGATAACCCGCCTGCCAAAATTGACCCACAACCCGACGCACCTGTTGTCAAAGGCATTTATGTAACGGCCTACAGCGCGGGTGGTGCCCGTATGACACAATTGCTTGATCTGATGGATGATACAGAACTCAATTCCATGGTCATTGATATTAAGGACGATCTCGGATACATAACCTTCCCTACGGAAAACAAAACCCTGCAGCAGATGGGCAAATCCCAACCCTTTATTCGCGATATTGATGCGTTGATGAAACGTCTGAAAAAACATGAGGTTTACCCGATTGCCCGTGTTGTCGTCTTCAAGGATACGATTCTGGCCAAGAAAAATCCGGAGCTCTCTTTCCGCAATAAGGACGGCTCCATATGGGCCAACGGAAAGGGTGACAGCTTCGTTAATCCCTACAGCAAGGAAGTCTGGGATTACAATATAGAGATTGCCAAGGAAGCCGCCAAACTGGGATTCAAGGAAATCCAGTTCGATTACGTTCGGTTCCCGGAAGGTTTCGAAACGCGTGCAGACAAACTGAAGTACATCAAATCCGACAAGTCCCGAGTGGATATCGTAGCCGAATTTGTACAGTATGCACGTAAAGAACTCGCTCCGCTTGGTGTTCGGGTCTCGGTCGATATCTTCGGCTATGCAGCCTCTGTGCCCGCAGCAGAAGGCATTGGACAGGATTTTGTTAAAATATCCGAAAACGTGGATGTCATCTCGCCAATGGTTTATCCAAGTCATTACTCCACGGGCTGGTATGGTGTGAAAGACCCTGATAAAGATCCGTACACCACGATTAAAGGCTCGATGGAAGACACGCACAAGAAACTGGACCCAACCAAGGAACTCAAACCCGTGATTCGCCCGTGGATTCAGGACTTTACCGCAAGTTGGCTGGGTAGCGGACATTATATCAAATACGGCAAAAAACAGGTGGAGGACCAAATTCGTGCAATGAAAGACATGGATGTGGATGAGTATTTGCTCTGGAATGCCTCCAATCGATATACGCCAGATGTAAACTATAAATAA
- a CDS encoding rhomboid family intramembrane serine protease — protein sequence MIFIRYENWKSYLNFFPLTSILLIANVVMFIVLSFNGGSTNSMTLLKFGALTNHELFAGEWWRYITSMFLHAGFSHLLFNSFALIVFAPPMERLLGTVRYGVLYLGGGVLGNILAVAWYNSGGVPTISVGASGAIYAIYGAFLYVALFQRTMMDEASRKTLYTLLVFGIIFSFAMSGISWMAHLGGLLGGFFIYGLLIRLWKPRSFKR from the coding sequence ATGATATTTATAAGGTATGAGAACTGGAAAAGTTATTTGAATTTTTTCCCATTGACGTCGATTCTTTTAATTGCCAATGTTGTTATGTTTATCGTGTTAAGTTTTAATGGTGGTTCGACAAACAGTATGACCTTGCTTAAATTTGGGGCACTTACAAATCACGAGTTATTCGCAGGAGAATGGTGGCGTTACATTACGTCCATGTTTTTGCACGCTGGCTTCAGTCATTTGTTATTTAACAGCTTTGCGCTCATTGTATTTGCGCCCCCAATGGAACGATTGCTTGGAACAGTGAGATATGGCGTGTTGTACTTGGGTGGAGGTGTTCTGGGAAACATTTTGGCTGTAGCATGGTATAACTCAGGTGGAGTGCCTACCATTTCCGTTGGTGCTTCAGGAGCGATTTATGCGATATATGGCGCATTTCTGTATGTAGCCTTGTTCCAGCGGACGATGATGGATGAGGCGTCGCGTAAAACATTGTACACATTGCTTGTATTCGGAATTATTTTTTCGTTCGCCATGTCGGGCATCAGCTGGATGGCTCATTTGGGCGGATTGTTAGGTGGTTTCTTCATTTATGGACTTCTCATCCGGTTATGGAAACCTCGAAGCTTTAAGCGGTAG
- the pfkA gene encoding 6-phosphofructokinase produces the protein MTAVKKIAVLTSGGDSQGMNAAVRAVVRSGLFHGLEVYGIQRGYQGLLNNDIFPMDLRSVGDIIQRGGTVLQSARCKEFYTAEGQQKGADILRARGIDGLVVIGGDGSYNGANKLSKLGINTMGLPGTIDNDVSFTDHTIGFDTAVSVVVDAVNKLRDTMSSHERSSIVEVMGRHCGDIALHAGLASGAETILVPEVPFDMDEVADRMKANFAHGKRHSIVIVAEGVGKGEDVAKELMERCPTYEPRVTVLGHIQRGGTPTPFDRNLASRLGDFAVRSLIAGETDKGCGIIKGELTLTDIDKVVNTKKDFDMETYELAQRLSQ, from the coding sequence ATGACAGCAGTAAAGAAAATCGCAGTTTTAACGAGCGGTGGTGATTCGCAGGGGATGAACGCGGCTGTTCGTGCGGTTGTTCGCAGCGGACTGTTTCACGGTCTCGAAGTATACGGTATTCAACGTGGCTACCAGGGTCTTTTGAATAACGATATTTTCCCAATGGATCTCCGGAGTGTAGGGGATATCATCCAGCGTGGGGGAACGGTTCTGCAGTCTGCGCGTTGCAAAGAGTTCTATACCGCTGAAGGTCAGCAAAAAGGCGCAGACATTCTGCGTGCACGCGGCATTGATGGTCTGGTTGTTATTGGTGGAGACGGTTCATACAACGGCGCCAACAAACTGAGCAAGCTGGGCATCAACACGATGGGCCTTCCAGGAACAATTGATAATGACGTTTCATTCACCGATCATACCATCGGATTCGATACGGCAGTAAGCGTAGTGGTAGATGCGGTTAACAAATTGCGTGATACGATGTCTTCACACGAACGTTCTTCCATTGTTGAAGTTATGGGCCGTCACTGTGGCGATATCGCATTGCATGCAGGGCTTGCATCCGGTGCAGAAACGATTCTTGTACCTGAAGTTCCGTTTGACATGGACGAAGTGGCCGACCGTATGAAAGCCAACTTTGCACATGGTAAACGTCACAGTATCGTCATCGTTGCTGAAGGTGTGGGCAAAGGGGAAGATGTAGCAAAAGAACTGATGGAACGTTGTCCTACGTATGAGCCGCGAGTAACTGTACTCGGTCACATTCAGCGTGGTGGAACGCCAACTCCGTTTGACCGTAACCTCGCCAGCCGTCTGGGAGACTTCGCTGTTCGCAGTCTGATTGCTGGTGAGACGGACAAAGGTTGCGGTATTATCAAAGGTGAATTGACCTTGACCGATATCGATAAAGTGGTTAACACGAAAAAAGATTTTGATATGGAAACGTATGAGCTTGCACAACGCTTATCTCAATAG
- a CDS encoding YesL family protein: MEFKGAMGGIYRLTEWITRLAATNLLWAICSSPFLFFLIMKLLVMQQNLANESLQMNWAIAIVAPLTLFPATSALFTVVRKWNMGDTDVPIFRTFFVGYKENYKQSLIGGIFYTLLFAIMYLDYTVYMTQFRNMQLVGIIMLVLLLLLFVSLFNFFSMVVHYHMSIGLIIKNAVLLTLIRPFRVFSTLLGSGLLFYIGFRYPVLFVFFIISIIAWFAFFNFYATFNKMQEQMEKMQLKKEEEEAAKAAEQADGSVETIEAIEQAEPKSSDEKHDNLHK; this comes from the coding sequence TTGGAATTTAAAGGAGCTATGGGTGGGATCTACCGGCTTACAGAGTGGATTACGAGACTGGCCGCAACCAATCTGTTGTGGGCTATTTGTTCGTCTCCGTTCTTGTTTTTCTTGATTATGAAGCTGCTCGTGATGCAGCAGAACCTCGCCAACGAATCACTGCAAATGAACTGGGCTATAGCCATTGTGGCACCGCTTACACTATTCCCGGCCACATCGGCCTTATTTACGGTTGTGCGTAAATGGAATATGGGTGATACGGATGTACCAATCTTCCGTACTTTTTTTGTAGGCTACAAAGAGAATTACAAACAAAGTTTAATTGGGGGCATTTTCTACACCCTGTTGTTCGCCATCATGTATCTGGATTATACAGTTTACATGACACAATTCCGTAATATGCAGCTGGTTGGAATTATTATGCTAGTACTGCTGCTGTTGCTATTTGTCTCGCTCTTTAATTTTTTCTCAATGGTTGTTCATTATCATATGTCCATCGGATTGATTATCAAAAATGCGGTTCTGTTGACGCTGATCAGACCATTCCGTGTATTCTCCACATTGCTGGGAAGTGGACTGTTGTTCTACATTGGTTTTCGTTATCCGGTCTTGTTCGTTTTCTTCATTATTAGTATCATTGCCTGGTTCGCTTTCTTCAACTTCTATGCAACGTTCAACAAGATGCAGGAACAGATGGAGAAGATGCAACTGAAGAAGGAAGAAGAGGAAGCTGCAAAAGCTGCAGAACAGGCGGATGGCTCAGTTGAGACGATCGAAGCTATTGAACAAGCTGAACCGAAATCATCTGACGAAAAACACGATAATCTTCACAAATAA
- a CDS encoding DUF1499 domain-containing protein: MTLKRTLVGIIRSMEGTSDRAKDPKLKTRYYNLSKDRAWEEVSSTLKKIPGYKVLHEVPSVGEVILEKRTTFGRTMDITVSVISVSPVRSAVDMYSASRGSLGDLGSNYRTIMNLFSVLDKKLSKYKSND; this comes from the coding sequence TTGACCTTAAAGAGAACGCTCGTCGGTATCATCCGCAGCATGGAGGGAACCAGCGATCGAGCCAAGGATCCCAAATTAAAAACGCGATATTATAACTTATCCAAAGACAGAGCCTGGGAAGAAGTGTCTTCGACACTCAAAAAAATTCCGGGTTATAAAGTGTTGCATGAAGTGCCTTCTGTGGGAGAGGTTATACTGGAGAAGCGGACTACCTTTGGACGGACGATGGATATTACGGTTTCCGTTATATCGGTAAGTCCTGTACGTAGTGCAGTCGATATGTATTCGGCTTCACGTGGTTCACTCGGAGACCTGGGTTCCAATTATCGCACGATTATGAACTTGTTCTCCGTACTGGATAAGAAGCTGAGTAAGTATAAGTCCAATGATTGA
- a CDS encoding YitT family protein, protein MIWHFSVIVLGAAAIACGFNWFLVPHQLLSGGVSGISMLLGYFTKLNLSIMYFVLNIPLLIAGWFILGRRFITLSILSVAATSWFIALLPVFVVATDPLLSCVFGGVLVGLGTGISFRVGGSTGGLDIVGSIFTRHRDFPIGTVMAGMNGSIIMLAGYLNNNWNIALASMVSIYITGKVLDLIHISHVKVTLYIITNETEAMLKKLLIRPRGVTKIKTQGAYTDIEKDMLMTVTTRYELVEIKRIIKETDPNAFVNIVETVGVMGSFRRS, encoded by the coding sequence ATGATTTGGCACTTTTCAGTAATTGTATTGGGTGCTGCAGCTATTGCTTGCGGCTTCAACTGGTTTTTGGTTCCCCATCAGCTTCTTAGCGGCGGGGTATCCGGTATTTCCATGCTTTTGGGTTATTTCACTAAGTTGAATCTTAGTATCATGTATTTTGTTCTTAACATTCCCCTGCTCATTGCAGGTTGGTTTATTCTTGGACGACGTTTCATTACATTAAGTATTCTCTCGGTAGCAGCCACTTCCTGGTTCATTGCGCTTCTGCCTGTTTTTGTTGTGGCTACAGACCCCCTTCTAAGCTGTGTTTTCGGAGGTGTGCTTGTAGGATTGGGAACCGGAATATCTTTCAGAGTCGGCGGCTCGACGGGCGGACTCGACATCGTCGGTTCCATTTTCACTCGTCATCGCGACTTCCCGATTGGGACGGTGATGGCCGGGATGAATGGTTCGATTATCATGCTGGCAGGTTATCTGAATAACAACTGGAACATTGCACTTGCTTCCATGGTGTCGATCTACATCACGGGCAAAGTACTGGATCTGATCCATATCAGCCATGTCAAAGTAACACTGTACATCATTACGAATGAAACGGAAGCGATGTTAAAAAAATTGCTTATTCGCCCTCGGGGGGTTACCAAAATCAAAACCCAAGGGGCATATACCGACATCGAAAAGGACATGTTAATGACAGTGACTACTCGCTACGAGCTTGTTGAAATCAAACGTATTATCAAGGAAACAGATCCGAACGCCTTTGTTAACATTGTGGAAACGGTCGGTGTTATGGGCTCTTTCCGCAGAAGTTGA
- a CDS encoding DEAD/DEAH box helicase has protein sequence MTNLNFTDFNLEPLVLQAITELGFEEATPIQSKSIPLALEGRDLIGQAQTGTGKTAAFGIPLISKISKSDEKIRALIMAPTRELAIQVAEEIEKLTRFKGLRSLPIYGGQDIVRQIRALKRKPQIIIGTPGRLLDHINRKTIKLDDVQTVVLDEADEMLDMGFMEDIQSILKQVPDERQTMLFSATMPPNIQKLAQQFLNNPEHVSVIPKQVSAPLIDQAYIEVPERQKFEALSRLLDMESPELAIVFGRTKRRVDELAEALQKRGYSADGLHGDLSQNQRDTVMRKFRDGSIDVLVATDVAARGLDVSGVTHVVNFDLPQDPESYVHRIGRTGRAGKEGAAWSFVTPREIDHLHFIERVTRHRIPRKPLPTMAEAVEGKQRLTAERLLEIVQSGELNEYKGIAIQMLEQYDSVQLLSAALKLLTGDKKDAQVDLTPEDPIRAKRRKPDVRSGGRKPSGYSGNRSSGSSGGGYNRDRNSSGGGRGGYNRDRNSSSGSGSREGGYNRDRKPRPSNNEGRRPAKDSSFE, from the coding sequence TTGACAAATTTAAATTTCACAGACTTCAATCTTGAACCACTGGTGCTTCAAGCGATCACCGAACTTGGTTTTGAAGAGGCAACTCCGATTCAATCCAAATCAATCCCTCTTGCTCTTGAAGGCAGAGACTTGATCGGTCAAGCGCAAACAGGTACTGGTAAAACTGCTGCATTTGGTATTCCATTGATCAGCAAAATCTCCAAAAGCGATGAAAAAATCCGCGCCCTCATTATGGCACCTACGCGTGAACTTGCGATCCAAGTTGCCGAAGAAATCGAAAAACTTACCCGCTTCAAAGGTTTGCGTTCCCTGCCTATTTACGGAGGACAAGATATCGTTCGTCAAATCCGTGCTCTGAAAAGAAAACCACAGATCATCATTGGTACACCAGGACGTCTCCTGGACCATATCAACCGCAAAACAATCAAGCTTGATGATGTACAAACTGTTGTATTGGATGAAGCAGATGAAATGCTCGACATGGGTTTCATGGAGGATATTCAATCCATCCTGAAACAAGTTCCGGACGAGCGTCAAACGATGCTGTTCTCAGCTACAATGCCTCCTAATATTCAAAAATTGGCTCAACAATTTTTGAACAACCCTGAGCATGTATCCGTGATTCCTAAACAAGTAAGCGCACCTTTGATTGACCAAGCTTACATTGAAGTGCCTGAGCGTCAAAAATTCGAAGCACTCAGCCGCTTGCTGGATATGGAATCTCCTGAACTGGCGATCGTATTCGGACGTACCAAACGTCGTGTTGACGAATTGGCTGAAGCGCTGCAAAAACGTGGATATTCGGCTGATGGTCTTCATGGTGACTTGTCCCAAAACCAACGTGATACAGTAATGCGTAAGTTCCGTGACGGCAGCATTGATGTACTTGTTGCAACAGACGTAGCTGCTCGTGGTCTCGACGTATCCGGCGTAACTCACGTTGTGAACTTTGACCTTCCGCAAGATCCGGAGAGCTATGTTCACCGTATCGGCCGTACAGGTCGTGCAGGTAAAGAGGGTGCTGCTTGGTCTTTCGTTACACCGCGTGAGATCGACCATCTGCACTTTATCGAGCGTGTAACACGTCATCGTATTCCACGTAAACCACTGCCAACAATGGCAGAAGCAGTTGAAGGTAAACAACGCTTGACAGCTGAGCGTCTGCTCGAAATCGTACAATCTGGTGAACTGAACGAATACAAAGGTATCGCGATTCAAATGCTTGAACAATATGATTCTGTTCAACTCTTGTCGGCTGCACTGAAGCTCCTGACAGGCGACAAAAAAGATGCTCAAGTTGATCTGACTCCTGAAGATCCGATCCGTGCGAAGCGTCGTAAACCTGATGTTCGCTCTGGCGGACGTAAACCATCGGGGTACAGCGGAAACCGCAGCAGCGGTAGCAGCGGCGGTGGTTACAACCGTGATCGCAACAGCAGCGGCGGCGGACGTGGTGGCTACAACCGTGATCGTAACAGCAGCAGTGGAAGTGGAAGCAGAGAAGGTGGTTACAACCGTGACCGCAAACCGCGTCCAAGTAACAATGAAGGACGTCGTCCTGCCAAAGATTCTTCTTTCGAATAA
- a CDS encoding MATE family efflux transporter: MTTTSFSQKIKQFLIIFLPIFTTQIALSAMSFFDTNMSGKFSPADLAGVAIGTSLWMPVQTGLSGILIGITPVVSHLLGSKRNDKIGSSVVQALYLGVAVGIVVLAAGTMLLKPILNGMPLEPRVGQVAFYFLCALAFGVIPLFGYTVLRSFMDALGQTRITMMITLVSLPVNIFLNYLLIFGRWGFPQLGGVGAGVATASTYWLIFLISLFFVHRVEPFAKYGIFRQMPKISLSKWKELLKIGVPIGFATFFETSIFAAVTLLMSRFDTITIAAHQSALNFASTLYMLPVSICMALTILVGYEAGAGRVRDARQYSLLGIGGAIGLSLLTAVVLLVFGEQIAGVYSNDREVIALTQHFLIYAIFFQISDAIATPTQGALRGYKDVNPALIITFVAYWIIGLPVGYITATYTSLGAFGYWVGLITGLAVGATALLWRLFLVQQKASVHLAEHKQ; encoded by the coding sequence ATGACTACCACAAGCTTTTCTCAGAAAATAAAACAATTCCTGATTATATTTCTACCCATTTTCACCACACAAATCGCGCTCTCTGCGATGTCATTTTTCGATACCAATATGTCAGGCAAATTCTCCCCTGCTGATCTCGCGGGTGTGGCCATTGGCACAAGTCTGTGGATGCCGGTGCAGACAGGCCTTAGTGGTATTCTGATCGGAATCACCCCTGTTGTCTCCCATCTGCTTGGTTCGAAGCGCAACGACAAGATTGGTAGCAGCGTTGTACAGGCGTTATACCTCGGTGTTGCGGTAGGTATCGTCGTCCTTGCAGCAGGAACCATGCTGCTCAAACCCATTCTGAACGGCATGCCGCTGGAGCCACGGGTTGGCCAAGTCGCTTTCTATTTCCTTTGTGCACTGGCTTTTGGGGTTATTCCACTCTTCGGCTACACGGTGCTTCGCAGCTTTATGGATGCATTGGGACAGACGCGGATCACCATGATGATCACTTTGGTCTCGCTGCCAGTAAACATCTTCCTGAACTATTTGCTCATCTTTGGACGCTGGGGCTTTCCCCAACTCGGAGGTGTCGGAGCAGGTGTGGCTACAGCAAGTACATATTGGCTTATTTTTCTCATCAGCCTCTTTTTTGTACACCGGGTTGAGCCCTTTGCCAAGTATGGTATCTTTCGGCAAATGCCTAAAATTTCATTGAGCAAATGGAAAGAGCTGCTCAAGATCGGCGTCCCCATCGGTTTCGCTACTTTTTTTGAAACCTCCATCTTTGCAGCAGTCACATTATTAATGAGCCGGTTCGACACCATTACGATTGCTGCCCACCAGTCGGCCCTGAATTTTGCCTCTACGCTGTATATGCTGCCGGTGAGTATATGTATGGCCCTCACGATTCTTGTGGGCTATGAGGCCGGTGCAGGCCGTGTGAGAGACGCTAGACAATACAGTCTCCTGGGCATCGGAGGTGCTATCGGGCTCTCTCTGTTGACAGCTGTGGTATTACTGGTATTCGGGGAACAAATTGCGGGGGTGTATTCCAATGATCGCGAGGTTATTGCTTTGACCCAACACTTCCTGATTTACGCCATATTCTTCCAAATCTCCGATGCGATTGCTACCCCGACGCAGGGTGCACTTCGGGGTTATAAAGACGTGAATCCAGCCCTGATTATCACGTTTGTCGCGTATTGGATCATCGGGTTGCCGGTTGGCTATATCACAGCCACGTATACCTCACTTGGAGCCTTTGGGTACTGGGTGGGCTTGATCACCGGTCTGGCTGTTGGAGCAACGGCACTTCTCTGGAGATTGTTCCTTGTGCAGCAGAAAGCCTCGGTACATCTGGCTGAACATAAACAATGA
- a CDS encoding class F sortase, protein MKNNLPLSAIVIYLMIVSLILSPMGSTANHSAFETTAPQAVLGTPMESNTGLQNVRIMKKPVRLCIPSVHLSTSITPIHLSEDGHLQVPKSSEVAGLYVDGILPGEKGNAIIAGHVDNYTGPAVFYPLKHLKPGSLVLLFDQDNHYLKYEVIQVQSYYTEQAPLDKIFGDTPEKQLNLITCTGKYDRKKKEHEKRLIVFTRLVE, encoded by the coding sequence ATGAAAAACAACCTCCCATTATCCGCTATTGTAATTTACCTTATGATTGTTTCCCTGATTCTGTCTCCTATGGGGAGCACTGCGAATCATTCCGCTTTTGAAACAACAGCACCACAAGCAGTTCTCGGTACTCCGATGGAGTCCAATACAGGGCTGCAGAATGTCAGGATTATGAAGAAACCTGTTCGTTTGTGTATTCCTTCGGTACATTTGAGCACTTCAATTACGCCCATTCATCTATCAGAGGATGGACATCTACAAGTACCCAAGTCCAGTGAAGTCGCAGGATTATATGTGGATGGAATTTTGCCAGGAGAAAAAGGAAATGCCATTATTGCCGGTCATGTGGATAACTACACAGGGCCAGCCGTTTTCTACCCGCTTAAACATCTGAAGCCAGGTTCTCTTGTTTTGCTGTTTGATCAGGATAACCATTATCTCAAATACGAGGTAATACAGGTTCAATCCTATTACACAGAGCAAGCACCTTTGGATAAAATATTCGGCGACACCCCGGAAAAGCAATTAAACCTGATTACATGTACAGGAAAGTACGATCGTAAAAAAAAGGAGCAC
- a CDS encoding tetraprenyl-beta-curcumene synthase family protein — MSQSNRNRHQYPRGPLALMRGVYKYTIPETRKELNGWRAQAEKIPNEELRNQALASLRDKQFHCEGGTVYALPDLPNRHILIPLIVSYQTISDYLDNLCDRSTSMDPNDFRLLHQSMLDAVDPEATPVNYYALREEQDDGGYLRNLVTTCQELTRQLPGYASAKPQIQDLAGLYTDLQVYKHIKPELRETALLEWWSEHRHRTPQFRWNEFAAATGSTLGVFMLFLAASDGHLTEEEAASIHTAYFPHVCALHIMLDYLIDQDEDRIGGDLNFCNYYENVETMLDRIAFIVEMARSDVQKIPGSSFHRMIIEGLLAIYLSDPKVSEQQEVRVVSKRLMKNSPMTRVFFFIFSRWIRKHM; from the coding sequence TTGAGCCAATCAAATCGAAATCGTCATCAATATCCGCGTGGACCGCTGGCATTGATGAGAGGGGTGTATAAGTACACCATTCCGGAAACGCGAAAGGAACTGAATGGATGGCGTGCCCAGGCGGAGAAAATTCCGAATGAGGAATTGCGTAATCAGGCACTTGCCAGTCTCCGGGACAAGCAATTCCACTGTGAAGGTGGAACCGTATACGCTTTACCTGATTTGCCGAACAGGCACATTCTGATTCCGCTGATCGTTTCATATCAGACTATTAGTGATTATTTGGACAATCTTTGTGATCGCAGTACATCGATGGACCCGAATGATTTTCGGCTTCTCCATCAATCCATGCTTGATGCGGTAGATCCCGAGGCAACTCCTGTCAATTATTATGCGCTCCGTGAGGAGCAGGATGACGGTGGGTACCTGCGGAATCTGGTGACTACATGTCAGGAACTGACTCGTCAGCTGCCTGGCTATGCATCCGCCAAGCCTCAAATTCAGGATCTGGCAGGCCTATACACGGACCTGCAGGTATATAAGCACATCAAGCCGGAACTGAGGGAAACGGCATTGCTCGAATGGTGGTCGGAGCATCGCCACCGTACACCTCAGTTCCGCTGGAACGAATTTGCTGCCGCTACGGGCTCTACGCTGGGCGTATTCATGCTGTTTCTGGCTGCAAGTGACGGTCATCTGACGGAAGAAGAGGCGGCTTCAATCCATACTGCCTATTTTCCTCATGTATGTGCATTGCACATTATGCTCGATTACTTAATTGATCAGGATGAGGATCGGATCGGGGGAGATCTCAACTTCTGCAATTATTATGAGAATGTAGAGACAATGCTGGACCGAATTGCTTTTATTGTGGAGATGGCCCGCAGTGATGTGCAGAAGATTCCGGGAAGTTCGTTCCACCGAATGATTATTGAAGGATTGCTTGCCATTTACCTGTCTGATCCCAAAGTCAGCGAACAGCAGGAAGTTCGCGTCGTTTCCAAGCGTCTGATGAAAAATAGTCCGATGACACGAGTATTTTTCTTTATCTTCAGCCGCTGGATCCGAAAGCATATGTAA